The nucleotide sequence GGTCTTTGTTGAATGGAAGTGTATAAAGTATGAAGGAGGCCTTATgagtgacattcagagctttgtgGTGCCTATGCAGATTCGGGTGTTTTCTGATCTGGTGAATAGGAGCAGGGTGGCAGAGGATTGTGTCAGAAGGGCTGCAGCAGAAAAAGGGAGTCTGAGGATGCCATTCCAAAAGACCACAGGGAGAAACTTTGCACCCAGAGGTAGACAGTTCAAGCGTGGTGGCTATGTCCCTCAGAACAATCAGGGGCAAGGCAACTCTAGGAGACCTAATACCAGTGCTAATCAGGGAAGGAGACAGGGGAAGCAGCCACAGCAAGATATGAGTTGCCATAGATGTGGAAAGTATCATTTTGGGCCATGCAAGTTTGGGACTGGAGTCTATTACTCCTGTGGGCAACCAGGACACTTGGCTAGTAGTTGCCCAGAGAAGAAGAGGTATGAGACAGGCAGAGTGCAGCAATCAGGAAGAGTATACACTACTTCTTCAATAGGCGCTGAGGGGTCAGAGGCATTGAtcagaggtaactgtgaaatggcggGTAAAACTTTGaatgatttgtttgattctggagCTTCACATActtttattgcatttgagaaGGCTCATGAGTTAGGATTAAAAATAGTAGTATTGGGATATGATTTAAAGGTATATAATGCCACCCACGAGGCTATGGTGACTAGGTTAGGGTGCCCCTAAGTTCCTTTTCGAATACAAGGGCGTGATTTCATGCATAACTTAATTTGTTTGCCAATGACTGGTCTCGATCTCAttttgggattggactggttatccaaGAATCGCGTTTTACTGGATTGCTCTACGAAAGCAGTGTATTTCATGCCTGAAGGCACTCAAGGGCCGATTGTGGTAAATAACTATTACTTGAACTCCATGACGGTGAACTGTTCTGGGGCCGAATGTAAGGGGATATTGTTGTTAGCTGCGGGTGTCTCGGGTGATGATCAGAACTTGGAACAAATCCCGGTTGTATGTGAGTTCCCGGAGGTGTTCCCtgatgatattgatgaatttCCACCAAAACGGAAAGTTGAGTTTTCCATTGATTTAGTACCTGGGGCCGGACCAATCTCGAGTGCTCCTTACAGGATGTCGCCTCTAGAAATGGCCGAATTAAAGTCTCAACTGGAGGATCTGTTGGGTAAgaattttatccgaccaagtgtatcACTGTGGGGTGCGCTGGTATTactggtgaagaagaaagatggaagtatgcgctTATGTGTTGACTATAGGCAGCTGAATAAGGTTACAATGAAGAATAAATACCCGTTGCCAAGGATTGATGACCTGATGGACCAATTACAGGGAGCCGGTGTGTTCTCTAAGATTGATCTACGATCCGGATACCACCAGATAAGGGTCAGAGATGATGATATTCCTAAAACTGCCTTTAGAACGCGCTATGGCCACTATGAATATACCGTGATGTcctttggactaactaatgctccagcgatattcatggattacatgaacagaattTTTTTATCCATATCTGGATAAGTTTATTGTTGTGTTTATTGACGACATTCTTATCTATTCTAAGACCGAGGATGAACATGCAGAACACTTGCGAACAATGCTACAAATTTTAAAGGATAGGAAGTTGTATGCCAAGCTATCCAAGTGTGAGTTTTAGAAGTCTGAGGTGAAATTTCTTGGTCATGTGGTGAGTAAGCAAGGAATAGcagtggatcctgctaaggttgAGGCGGTGATGAATTGGGAGTGGCCAACTTCAGTGACGGAAATCAGGAGTTTCTTAGGCTTGGCATGTTATtatcgaaggttcatcaaaggattTTCATAGCTTGCTTTGCCTTTGACCAAGCTGACCAGGAAGGATGTTCCTTTTGTATGGATTCCCGAGTGCGAGGAGAGTTTCCTTGCCTTAAAACAGAGATTGACTACCGCCCCTGTATTAGTGTTGCCTAAGCCGAGAGAAGCATTCGAGGTGTATTGTGATGCGTCCTTGAAAGGTTTGAGATGCGtgttgatgcagcatcataaGGTTGTAGCTTATGCCTCACGTCAGCTAAGGCCACATGAAAGAAACCATCCAACTCATGATTTGGAACTTGCATCCATTGTCTTCGCCCTGAAGatttggaggcattatctctatggagTGAAATTTTAAGTcttctcagaccataagagtCTGAAGTACCTGTTTGAACAAAAAGAATTGAATATgcatcagaggaggtggatggaactcCTGAAGGATTATGACTTCGAGCTAAACTACCATCCGGGAAAGGCAAATGTGGTGGCAGATGCTTTGAGTAAGAAATCCTTATGtgctgcttggatgatgctaagggaggaagatttgttgagagCCTTTCAAGGATTAAAACTGGGAATCAGAGAAGAGTTTGGGACTTTATGCCTAAGCCAGTTACAGATCTCAAGTGACTTCAAGGCTGAACTAGTAAAGGCTCATCAGAATGaccaagaattgtacaagatttTGCCGGCGATTGAGAAAGGCAAGCAATGTAAAGTGTCAGAAGATAAAGATGGGTTGTGGAGGTTCAAGGGCCAGATAATTGTGCCAGATATCGGGGATTTGTGACAGAGCATATTGGAGGAAGCTCACAAGAGCAGGTTTTCCATTCATCCTGGAAGCACCAAGATGTACCAAGACCTCAAgatgatgttctggtggccaggaatGAAAAAGGATGTGGCGTTACATGTTTCCAAATGCCTAACTTGTCAGAAAGTCAAGATTGAACACCAAAGGCCAGCAGGAACCCTTCAACCTTTGGAAATCCCACAGTGGAAATGGGAGAGTATTGCTATGGATTTTGTATTAGGCTTACCAAGGACTCAGACAGGTTGTGATGCTATTTGGGTGGTTATAGACCAAATGACCAAGTCAGCTCATTTTCTGGCTATTCGTATAAGTTGTACTATGGAGGAGTTGGCGCgcttatacataaaggagattgtgagattACATGGCGTACCTTTCACAATTGTATcggatagagatcctcgttttaCATCACAGTTCTGGGGTGCTTTTCAACGAGCTTTTGGCACCCAATTAAGCTTAAGCACTGCCTATCATCCTCAGACGGATGGCCAATCAGAAAGAACAATCCAAACCTTGGAAAACATGTTAAGAGCTTGTGTTTTGAATCAACCGACGAGCTGGGATCGATATATGCCTTTGGTAGAATTTGCTTACAACAATAGCTATCATGCGAGTATTGGAATGGCTgcatatgaggctttgtatggaagAAAATGCCAGTCTCCATTATGTTGGTATGAGGCAGGAGAAAAGAGTTTGATAGGACCTGAAATGGTATATGAAACCACTGAGCAAATAAAGAGAATCCGGAGGCGAATGCTTGAAGCTCAAAGCCGTCAGAAGAGCTATGCTGACCGAAGACGGAAGCCTttagaatttgaggaaggagaacaCGTCTTCCTGAAGGTTACTCTGACCACTGGAATAAGGAGGTCCATGAAAACCAAGAAGTTAAATCCCCGTTACATTGGGCCGTTTGAAATCCTGAAGAGGATTGGACCAGTGGCGTATAGGATCACGCTACCAccacatctttcgaacctgcatgaCGTGTTCCACGTATCGCAGCTTCGCAAATACACTTTTGATCCTAGTCATGTCCTAGAACCAGAATCAGTCCAAGTgagagaagatttgacgcttccaatAACTCCGGTTAGGATTCATGATACCAGCATCAAGCGTCTACGCGGAAAGGAAgtttctttggtgaaagtagcttggagtcgggCTGGTATTGAAGAACATACCTGGGAGCTTGAATCAGAGATgcggaaggactacccacacctcttttcaggtaactcactctgaattttggggacaaaattcctaattaggtgggtaggatgtaaaccccgctaaaatcggtaaataattagttaataaattgaattttcattaggaaagctaaaaattcaaaacaaatatcaaaataggatagagctcgtcgaaacgagaattttgataccaatttcgaaAAAATGACCCAAAATCGGACCGGAAGAGCCGAACCGGTTGAATCGGGGCCCAAATCGGACCCGTGGGTCCAAACGGACTCATAATTAAAAAGAAGcagcagcttcttcttcttcattcttcaccATCGTTGCAAACAGATTGGGAAGAGAAGGAGCTTCCCTAACCCTCACATTTCCTTCTCACTACCAAAACTCCCCCGTCCAGGctccgatcgtcgcaccgttCACGGCCACGCGCTCAGCGCGTCGAGCTTTACCTTTCTATCCGAACAATTTCACTGGTAAGCCTCATATTTGGTTCAGAATCTCTACCCCTCTTTCTTTGGTGAAATTGAAAACCTATAGTGAATCTTGTCCAATTTTTGTGTTCTAGGTTCAAGTTAGCTTCCGGAACTTGTGGGATCAAGCTATTGAGCATATGGGTATGGTAAAAACACCCTAACCCTAGTTCAATCTTGTATTTATAATGGGAAAATTGAAATTGGAACATGTATATGTATTTGGTGTAGATTAAGTGGGTATATATGCATTGGAATTGAATTGGGAATACTTGGAGGCTTTTTGGTAGTCAAGGCTTGTTTTGGGACTGTTTTGATTGAGCTTGGAAGGGCTGTGATTTGTGTTGTGAGGATGCCTTGGGTGATACAAAGTGAtcgccaaggtatggtttaagtttcgcacgtttaatatttacggtgttgtgaaaacttaggttagaggaaccataggataagttgaattgtttGTTGTATTTAATGATTAGCCTTGTAATTTTGTTGAAATAGATTTGTTGATGGATATATATTGAAATTATGAGGTGTGGAAGTTATTAATGGTATGCTCTTGTATTTATTTATGATGGATTATGGTTGGTGTTTGTTAATATGGATGTAGAGTTATGTTGTGGTGGTATTGCATATGCTgtaactaattctgtgatgattGGAATTGTGTGGAACCAAGTCCTAGTTAAACCTCGGAATATTTGGAACTGAAATGGAGAATTTGGGATCTTTTCGTTAAATATATGTTTTATGGTGAATTTTCAAATTGTAGTCGTGGAATCTGATTTTTACTGCATAATTTTTAGAATAGCAGTAACTTGTTGGCTCTGCTGCGAATGTTTTAAAATGAATTTTGAAATGAAACCAATTTTAAATAAAGCTTTAGTCCTATTATTTTAACTTCGCAAAATTTCAGAATTGTTGGACTTgtggttttaaagatatgaatttttgaaatacGGTGCGTTATACAATAAAAGCCAGATTATGTTTTCTTAGATCAGCAACTTTGAGAGTTTATAACTTCTGATTATGGATGGATATTCAGGTGCAACCAATTGGAGGTAAAAATTAATTATGCATAGTAGTTATGATTTAAATTTCAGAGCTGTCCATGTTTTAAtgagtgagttatgggacttggaagaggacATGTTCATTGGCTTTTAAAATAGAATTCTGCAGAAAGTTACTCAACTTCCAAGTTACATAACTGCTTCATTAAAAATGTTTTTGACCTGaaactaattttaaaagaaaCCTGGATATGTTAAGTTGAACCATATTAATTTTTAAGCCTAttggatttaatttgaattttatataGAATTTTAGATATCGTATGCTGCTGCTATTTTCTGGTTTCTAAGCACTGCAGAGTCAGCATTTCTCCTCTGTTTCTGAGGCTAGTTAAATTagaaaattgtgatttttgtTTGTTAAAAAGCTTATTTTGAGATGAACGTCTGGACATAAAGTTTGTCCAATTCCGAGTTCATTTATTATATTAAaagcagaaaagaaaatagagtgtcgaggatgtcttagtgatagtCATGGGTCCGAGAAGACGAAGTTTAATGCTAAGGCTTGATATTTGATGATGTATTGATAATAATTTCTATGGATTATGAATAATGATatatgagatacgagtttccctgggtaaaaaCCGTGACTCGCCACCACGTattccaggttgaatctcgatactctgttgaccctacgtcgtaagggtgaccgggcacgtataaattctcgggtatggatagcccccattgagtgattatatgatgattgaatgtgaactctatacatagactcttggggatgtgctacgggggacagtctaaggttttcggacttgtcgggttggctggatagttgacagatgggccccatcagccataggacaggcatgcatcatatgcatttatttgttttgattgctatgcatttcctgggtttgcctaattgatatatatatatatatatatcacctgCTATCTGTTCtacttgctatttgtactatCTGCTCACTACTTGTgtgtgaacttgtttggttgcttgtttatgttgcattttggatgatggagggatggaggagatgaagaaatggttGGATGTTAGATTAAGATTGAACTTGAGTAAGTTAGgtagatttagaatacctacccctgtttatggcttctgtttagtacttgagttggataactgaataacggagttctaggattgcctatgacattctcaggaccttatttattatacgcgtgacacttttaccatgctgagaacctccggctctcattccatattgtattgttgtttttcagatgcaggtcgagaggctcctcgctaggcatcTGGATCCTGGGAAGCGAAGTAGTCCTTTGGTGTATTTTGGTTTCctgttgtatatatgtatatatgtatttagcttactctccaagtaacttatgtatgctgctcctcttagaggttgagggagagataggagtttaCTTTGGTACTTTGGtgtccggccagccttagcttcgcaggctgagttaggggCTAGTTATACGGTTTCCTACTTTCCTTGgctttcctttactcttttgtCTACTTTAATCTTTttcctattaggtttcttagcacgcaagtaatcatATTCCTTGAGCATTGTGCTTTTCATTTTGCGATTTTTTTTTACCTGTTTGTTTCAAGGCTCTTTGTGTATTATTTCTTTcattattatatgtatatttttattgTTTAGAGGTCCGTAATACCACACTACCTCTattctacgacttaagcgtaaaacactgtgtagtagggtgttacattaaagCATAATTCAAGTTGATTTCTTCATCCATTTTCGTCCCGAAAAGATGACATGGCACGATTAAATGACATCGTTTTGTTGTTTGAGCCTAAATGATGTTGTTTTActcctcttccttttcttcctcctcctcaatgTCTGAACCTCCCACCATTCCATATCTTCTCAACTCCACCACCGCCACCCTCCTCATCCACCACTCCAATTCGGGTAAAAAAATGTGTTTAACAATTTGGTTTGATCTATAATATTGTAAAGAAAAAAGAAGGTTGTAATTTGTAAATGAAGCTTCtaataataaacataataaaaattaaagatagaTAGATACAATTTATATGGTCATTATAGAAGCTATTTCAGAAAAACATAATTCTTTACTTATATATAAAGTTGTAATTAAGAGATTAGTACATTTATATGAATTTAAGAACGATAGCTACTTGATTTTGAGAAAGAATAGAAGTTACATTAGAAAACTTAACCAATATAAATTTACaaataaataaagcttatgagTAACAtgacaataaattaaaaaaaaaatgatggtctcctagtatttttttttttaaatgtgtttaatggtttagtttgatttattggataaaatcaaaataacttaCTACGATTTAGgttttattgctttgattttAGTTTTCAACTTAATCCAATTTGATTTAAATGATTATGACATTGTATTTGtatcattttaaatttatttatttttaacttcaTCCGATTCAAACTATTGTAGTTTGAAACTTTGAATTGATTAGTTTAAATttcatctaaattttaaattttataatttaaaaaacacTTCTCCCAAGATAAATGTTAAATTTTCGCACAACCCTTTTGAAATCATCCATGTATGGATTGATGGTTCAGACACTGGTTGAGGATCAGTCTTAAAGAGTTCTTGAGTTGGTTCCTATCTTCAAAAGGATTCTTGCATTGCTAGTTCCACTACTAACTTAGGAATGTATTGTGTAAGTAATTCAGTTGAAGACTTGAGTGATATTTGGTGTTGATTCTTTGTTGGGATTAGGCTGTAATATACTCTCCTTAACTTGTTTGGGTGAA is from Arachis ipaensis cultivar K30076 chromosome B01, Araip1.1, whole genome shotgun sequence and encodes:
- the LOC110264403 gene encoding uncharacterized protein LOC110264403, with product MTITEYTSKFEELCHFSRICQGAPEVFVEWKCIKYEGGLMSDIQSFVVPMQIRVFSDLVNRSRVAEDCVRRAAAEKGSLRMPFQKTTGRNFAPRGRQFKRGGYVPQNNQGQGNSRRPNTSANQGRRQGKQPQQDMSCHRCGKYHFGPCKFGTGVYYSCGQPGHLASSCPEKKRYETGRVQQSGRVYTTSSIGAEGSEALIRGNCEMAGKTLNDLFDSGASHTFIAFEKAHELGLKIVVLGYDLKVYNATHEAMVTRLGCP